The nucleotide sequence CCTTCGCCTTGGGAAAAATATACATGCCCCGTACAACTGATCACGCCCTCGGAGGTTTTCAGGCGGAACACGGCAAATCCCGTCTCTTCATTTCGGAAGACCACCCGCTCCACCGTACCGGAAGCGGTCACCTCCTCGGCTTCCGGGCGGGCCAATCGATCCTCTCCGTTCAACCGACCAGCGCCTCCTGAATGCGCCGCAATTTGTCCACATCTTTCTCATAGGCGATGAGGACCCCGTCCGCATAGGCCGCCCCCACCCGGGCCGCCTTCTCCAGCTTCGCCTCCTCGACGCCGAGACCGTAGAGTTCCAGATACCACGGGTGCCCCCCGAGCCGATCCCGGAATCCCTGGGCCAGGACCTCCAGCCAGTACGTCGTCGTGTAGGCCAGATCATAGATGGGCACCACAAACACGTCCACCCACTGCTTCATCCGGTCCACGTCGATGCCGAATCGCCTCTCCAGATGCCCGGGATAAGGATCGGGAAACAGCGTAAAATACAGCGTCCCGGCCACCGACGACCGCGCCCGGGCGACAAAATCCGCTAACCTAGCCATCCGATAGGTCTCCAGGTCCAGGCCGGCTTTCCGGCGTCCGGCCTCGCAGGCCGCGCACTGACAGTAACCCTCCCGGGCAAAGGTCACATCGTCCAGCCGAAAGCCCTCTGGACCCGACTGCGCCGCCGCATCCCTCACCCACTCCAGGGCCAGGGTCTCCACTTCGGGCCGGCTCGGACAGAGGCAGTCCCAGTCAAAATATGGCTGGTCTCTCGTCGCCCGCTGTCCTCCGGGACCCACCTGGACCCACTCGGGATGCGCTTTTGCCACCCGATTGTCGGCAAAACAACTCACCATAGGAATCGATCCCGCCACCGGCTCCCGGTGAGCCCCGCCGACGTCTTTGACTTCCCAGAAAGCCGGCCGGAACTGGCCGACGTGATCCGCATACCGGGTGACCACCCCGAACACCTTTTGATTCCCCATTCTCGCACCTCCGCTCCGTCCCGCACCGGGCGGGATCTTTCCCCTTCTCCCGCCCCGGCGATCAGTGCGGTTTCCCGGCCTCAGGACCCGGCAAAACTTTTTTCCAACTCGGCCACCGTTTCCTCAAACACCTGCAGCGCCTGGCGCACCGGTTCCGGGGATCTCATATCCACCCCGGCCTTCGCCAACACCTCCAGGGGATAGTCGGAACTGCCGGCGGACAGGAAGTCGAGATAGCGCCGGACGGCCGGCTCCCCTTCCTCCAGAATTCGCCTGGACAGGGCCGTGGCCGCCGAAAAGCCCGTGGCGTATTTGTACACGTAAAAAGCCGTGTAAAAGTGCGGAATCCGGGCCCATTCCCAGGCAATCTGTTCATCGATCACCGCTTCGGCCCCGTAGTAGGTTTCGTTCAGCCGACGATACGTGTCGCACATCCAATGTGAAGTCAGGGCGTGGCCCGCTTCCACCGCCTCATGGGTGAGCTTTTCGAACTCCGCAAACATCACCTGGCGAAACACCGTGGTGCGGAATTGCTCGAGGTGGTGGTTCAACAAATACCTCCGCATCGCCTCATCCGGGGTATTTTTTAAGAGATGATGCAGCAGCAACGATTCGTTGCAGGTCGATGCAACTTCGGCGACAAAGATGGAGTACCCGCCGTACACGTACGGTTGATGCGCATACGTATAATGGCTGTGCATCGCGTGGCCCATTTCGTGGGCGAGGGTGAACACGTTGTCGATGTTCGGCTGCCAATTCAACAACACGTAAGGATGGGTGCCGTACGCCCCCCATGAATAGGCGCCCCCTCGCTTGCCCCGGTTCTCGTGAACATCGATCCAGCGAGAGGCGAAAGCATCCCGCATCACGCCGAGGTACTCCTCCCCCATGGGCGCAAGCCCTTCCAACACCGTCTTTTTCGCCTCGTCGAAGGAGACCTCCCGGTGGATCTCGGGCACGAGGGGCACATACAGATCGTACATGTGTAAATCATTTAGGCCCAGCACTTTTTTGCGCAAGCGCAGGTATCGGTGAAGGGCCGGCAAAAACTCGTGCACGGCGGCGATGAGGCTGTCGTACACCTCCACCGGGACCCGGTCGTCGTCCAGAGCCGCTTCCAGGGAAGAACTGTATTTCCTCACCCGGGCGTAAAAGACATCTTTTTTGACACTGGCGTGATACGTCGCTGACAGGGTGTTCAGACGTTCTTTGTACGCCGCATAAAAAGCGGTAAAGGCGTCTTGCCGCACCCGGCGGTCCTGGCTCTCCAGGAACTGACTGTAGCGGCCCTTGGTCAATTCCACCTCCCGGCCATGCTCGTCCCGGATCGTCGGCAGACGCAGGTCCGCGTCGTCCACCATACTGAAAATCGTCGTCGGGCCCTGGGCGATTTCGCTGACCTGAGCGAGAATGGCCTCTTCTGCCGCTGAGAGCACATGGGGCTTTCGCCGGAGAATATCGTCCAGTTTGTGTCGATACAGGGCCAAATCCGAGTGACTGTCGATGTAGCCCTGCACGACCCCGGCGTCCCCGGCGAGAATCTCGGGCACGACAAAGGAGAAGGCCCCGGCCAGGCGGGCGGCGAGCCCCTGGGCCCGGTCAGCCAAGGCGAGATATGTACTGTTGGTGGTATCCTCGTCTTTGCGCATATGGGAATAGGCATAAAGCCTTTCCAACTTGAGGGACAGATCGTCTTCCAGGCGAAGAACGGCGAGGAGGGTCTCCGCCGATTCCAAGACCCGCCCGCGAAAGGCCTCCACTTCCCCCAAGCGGCTCTGCACATCCTGAAACTCCCGCTCCCAGGCCTGATCATCGGGATACAGATCTTCCAGTTTCCACGTATCCTCCACCGGAATTTCCGCCCGTGACCGCACTGTCGTCATTCGGATCCCTCCCGTCGATTTTGCCAAACCTTTCTTTTCGGCCGACACCTCTAGTGTAACGCCGGAGCGGGGATGAATGCGGAAGCCGTCAAGGCTTGGGGCCCCGACCCACCGGGCGGCCGGGGTCCGCGCACCACTCGCTCCAACTGCCCACATACACCCGGGCACCGGAGATCCCGGCGATTTCCAGAGCCAACAGGTTGGCACAGGCGGTTACCCCAGAACCGCAATAGACGATAAGTTCCCGCTCTCCAGTGACGCCGGAGAACCGGCGGCGCTGCTCCTCGGGACGTTTCCACCGCCCGTCCTCGTCGACGCCGTCTTTCCAGTAGATGTTGACAGCCCCGGGGATATGACCGCCCACCGGATCAATGGTCTCCTGTTCCCCAGTGTACCGCTCGGGCGCCCGGGAGTCGATCAAGAGGGCCCCAGGGGCTTGCCCAGACACCACCCGGGACACGTACTCGGCGTCCACCATCATCTCCGGTCGCACCCGGGGGACGAAATTCGCCGGGGCTGGCGTCGGAATCTCCAGGGTAACCGGATACCCCGCCTTTTGCCACTCCGCATAGCCGCCATCCAACACCCGAACCTGCTCATGACCAAGGTAGCGAAGCGTCCACCACAACCGGGCCGCGAATTCACCGGTTTGGTCGTCGTAGGCCACAACTACAGTCCCGGAGCCGATCCCCGCCTCGCTGAACACCCGGGCCAGCCGGTCCGGGTCCGCCAATGGGTGGCGCCCACCCTGTCCTTTCGGTCCGCACAGATCGCGCTCCAGGTGAAGGTACACCGCACCAGGAATGTGCCCCTCGCGATACCGCGCCTCCCCGGCGTCCGGCTCGTTCAACGTAAACCGGCAGTCCATCACCGCCACATCCGGGCTTCCGATCCGCTCTTTTAGCCACTGGACGCTCACCAGCGGCCCGTCTTTCGCAGACCCTGTGCTCATCCGACATCCCCCCTCCTTCAGATTGTCGGCCCAAGGCCGAGGTCAGCGGCGTCAAGGTTCCTCCAAGCGTTCGGGCGGCAAGGTGTGATCCAGGGCGGCCATCATCCCGGCGGCGTACTCCCGGGCAGATTCCTTGGCCGCCCGGACCCCATCCCCCCACTCCTCCATCGGTCGCGCCAAGGACTCCACGAGCGCCAAATCTCATTCAAATGACGTCACGACTTGTGCCACATCGGTCCCTCCATGACAAATCCCGCACAACTGCGATCTTTTTCATTCTACCACGGGACGATAGGTGTGAGAATCCGATACAATGGAAGAATAAGTATCCGGAGGGTTGCCCATGACGGCTTTTTATATCATTCTCGCCTTTCATCTGGCTGCGGTAGCGGTGAAATTGGGAGTGTTGCTCTATGTGCCCCGCCTCAAAGAGGTGGGCCAGGTTCGGGCGTTTCTATCCACCTATCGCCGACTGGACTGGATCACCGACTGGGTACTATGGCTGACCGGGGCGGGATTTTTCCTCGTCACATCCTGGCGCTATCTGCTTCAGCTCTGGCTGCTCGTCTCCATGCTGATCTACATGATCATTTTTATCCTCATCAAAGTCGTGGTGGTGGGCGGGATGAAAAAGGTCGCCGCCACCAAGAAGTTGCACGCTTATGAGGAAGTCAGCAAGCTCCGTTTTGAAAATGTCTGCACCATTGTGTCGGTGGTGGGACTTTTGGGAATCATCGCCTACCTGATGGTGACCAAGCCCTTTTGATCCCGGGCCATACCGAGCTCCCTGCGGTCGGTGCATGAAACGATACCCGGAGGGGGATCCTCACGGAGACGGGTTTCGTTTTCGCCAGACAGAGAGGAGAGGTGACCGTGCCCTTTCTCGTCCACATCGCCACCACAACACCCCCTCATCGGTACAGCCAAGAGGAAGTCCGGACGATGTCCAGGGAATTGTTTCGGACGAGCTTCCGGGACATCGACCGCCTGCTCCGCACCTTCGATACCGCGGGTATCGAGTGGCGGCATTTTTGTCGGCCGGCGGAATGGTATATCCAGGGCCGCCCCTTTTCCGCCCGCAACGCCGTGTATCAGGAGGAAGCTGTCGCCTTGGGGACGGAGGCGGCCCGGACATGCTTGACCCAAACCGGCGTCGACCCCCGGGCGATCACCGACCTGTGGTGGGTCTCCTCTACGGGCCTGGCCACGCCGAGTCCGGATATGCGGATCGCCCAGCGCCTTGGCTTGTCCGGGAAAATCAGGCGCACGCCGATCTGGGGGCTGGGATGCGCCGGGGGCGCCGTGGGACTGAGCCGGGGTCTGGCCAGCGCCGCCGCCGATCCCGATGCCCACGTCTTGGTCGTGGTCGTGGAACTGTGCAGCCTGACCTTTTTGGCGAGAGACCAGCGAAAAAGCAATCTCATCGCCACGGTGTTGTTTGCCGACGGAGCGGGCGCGGCATTGATCCTGGGAGATCGGGCCTATGAGCGGTGGAGCAAAAGGGTCCAAGAGCGTGCGGGGTCGTCCGGAGCATGGGAATGGAAGGGCTCCCACAGCATCCACTGGCCGGATACCGAAGATATGATGGGTTGGGAGGTGGGGGACGACGGGTGGCGGGTCGTGTTCTCCCGGGACATCCCGGAATTCCTTCGTCGGCAAAAACGGGAACACTTTGCCCCGGCTGAAGAAACAATCGACCACTGGGTGGTACACCCGGGTGGGGCGAAGGTTTTGGCCGCCTATGAAGAGGTGCTTGGCTTGAACCAGGAGAGCCTGGAGTCTGCCCATGAGACGTTGAGACAGTATGGCAACATGTCCGCCCCCACCGTTTTGTTCGTCTTAAAGGACCTGGCTGAGCGGCGTTCTCTCCGGTCCGGGGACCGGACGGCTCTCCTGGCCCTGGGTCCGGGATTCTCCAGTGAACGGGTGATGCTCCAATGGAGGTAGGACAGCTTTTCCCCTGGCTGATCGGCGGGGTGATCGCCCAGCGCCTGGCGGAGCTGGGCCTCGCCCGTCATAACGCCCGCTGGATCCGGGCCCGGGGTGGTTTTGAAGTTGGACGGGGACACTATCCCTGGATTGTTGTTTTGCACGTGTCCTTTTTTGCCGGGATGGTGGCGGAAGTCCGGATTCGCGGATTGGCGGGCTTTTCCGTGTGGTGGCCCGCCCTCGCCCTTTTTGCCGCCAGCCAGGGACTCCGGTACTGGTCTTTGCGCAGCCTCGGCCATTATTGGAACACCCGGATTTTCGTGATCCCGGGCCATCCACCGGTGCGGCGCGGCCCCTACCGGTGGCTGAAACACCCCAATTACCTCGCCGTCATGGTGGAGCTCGTAAGCCTGCCTTTAGCCTTTCACGCCCATTGGACGGCCCTACTTGTATCGGTGGCCAATGCCCCGCTGCTCGCTTTGCGCATTCGGGTGGAGGAAGGAGCTTTACGTCACCCGGCTCGAACCCGGCTGGAAGTGCGTGGAGAGATGCAAGGCGACCCATCGAGTTTAAAACCCTCAACGAGCCCGGCCGAAGAAAATGAGCGGACCGGAGACGAATCCCCGGCCGCTCCCGCAACTTCCGTGGCCCAATCCTTGTCTGCTACGAGCTCGCCCCCTGTCGCTACTGCGTCTGAACATAGCGGGGAGACGACGTGAGATACCCCACAGTGCCGTCTGACAGCCGTACCTTGTACCACCAATCGTTAACCGTGGCCAGTCGTTCCGCCGACTCCCCGAGATGGAGCACGGCGACTTTCGGTGCCGAAGTTGAAGGGGCGCTCCTCACCGAGACCCACCCTTTGACGGGGGTCACCCGATCCGTGGCACCGGAAGGAGCTGAAGCCACCGTCGAACCCGGGGAATCGGTCACCGGAGCCGCCGGCGGGCTTTGCACCGACGTGGACGGGGTGGAGGGCACGCCCGGATTCTCGGCTGCCCGCACGTGGTTCAATGGTCGACGCGCGTACAGAAAATGTGACGTCCACCATTTGTTGTTCGTGTAATCGTACTCACCCAGGGGCACCTTTGGTGAGTACGTGTGAATGATTTTCAACGTTCCATCTTGCAGCGCGATCCCCACGTGACCCACTTTACCGCCCGAGTCCGAAGTGGAGAAAAAGAGGAGATCCCCCGCTTTGATGTCGCGAATGTTGTAATAAACTCCCCAATCCCGATACTGGTTCAGATCCCCCTGTTTCTTTGAACTCGAGGAAAACCGATATCCCACCGCCGTTTGGTAGACATATTGGGTAAAATTCGAGCAGTCAAAGGTAGAATCGCCGCGAAGTTTGTTGGTTCCCCACTTATATGGAGTGCCGATCTGCGTCTCCGCCGTGTCGATCACCTTTTGCACCAGCGGATCGGCATAGTGGGCCGGATGCGCCACGTGTCCGCCGACCGGAGCCGTATCCTGGGCCAGCACCCCTGGCACTCCTGCAACTAGGCTTGTCCCAAAAAGAACCGCAACAAGGGCCAGTTTAACATGGTTACGATACATCTCCTCTCGCCCCTTTCCTGGTCGTCGCCCGCCCACATTCACGGTACCATAGGCAACAACCATTTGGGCACCCGGAGGTTGGTGGATCGCATTCCTGCATCTGACAAATCACCAGGCCCCCATACGGGAAAAATGCAAATAGATTGCGCCGCAGATGGTTGTGATGATGAGAACCAAAATGCCCAGGGGAGTCATTTGACGCAACAACATGCCTTCCCGCCCGGTCAAGTTTGTGATAAAAGCAGCGAGAGCGACGCGCGACGGAGATTCCATGGTCAAATTGGAGTTGGCCGGTCGCACATCGTACCCCCGCGCTCTGGTCCAACGGCCACTGGGTCGTGGTATCATGAAGACAAAACCACTGGGCGGAGGGAGTCGCCATTTATAAACTGATGTGGCAAATGAGCCAAGAAGAACTGTTGGCGGAGATGGAGCGGTTGCAGAAAGAGGCGGAACGGTGCCGGGAGGAAGGGCGCTGGAACGAATGGGAAGTCCTGAAGCGCAGATACGACGTCGCCCGCTCCCACCTGGTGGAGG is from Kyrpidia tusciae DSM 2912 and encodes:
- a CDS encoding type III polyketide synthase; this encodes MPFLVHIATTTPPHRYSQEEVRTMSRELFRTSFRDIDRLLRTFDTAGIEWRHFCRPAEWYIQGRPFSARNAVYQEEAVALGTEAARTCLTQTGVDPRAITDLWWVSSTGLATPSPDMRIAQRLGLSGKIRRTPIWGLGCAGGAVGLSRGLASAAADPDAHVLVVVVELCSLTFLARDQRKSNLIATVLFADGAGAALILGDRAYERWSKRVQERAGSSGAWEWKGSHSIHWPDTEDMMGWEVGDDGWRVVFSRDIPEFLRRQKREHFAPAEETIDHWVVHPGGAKVLAAYEEVLGLNQESLESAHETLRQYGNMSAPTVLFVLKDLAERRSLRSGDRTALLALGPGFSSERVMLQWR
- a CDS encoding NlpC/P60 family protein; translation: MYRNHVKLALVAVLFGTSLVAGVPGVLAQDTAPVGGHVAHPAHYADPLVQKVIDTAETQIGTPYKWGTNKLRGDSTFDCSNFTQYVYQTAVGYRFSSSSKKQGDLNQYRDWGVYYNIRDIKAGDLLFFSTSDSGGKVGHVGIALQDGTLKIIHTYSPKVPLGEYDYTNNKWWTSHFLYARRPLNHVRAAENPGVPSTPSTSVQSPPAAPVTDSPGSTVASAPSGATDRVTPVKGWVSVRSAPSTSAPKVAVLHLGESAERLATVNDWWYKVRLSDGTVGYLTSSPRYVQTQ
- a CDS encoding isoprenylcysteine carboxyl methyltransferase family protein; this translates as MEVGQLFPWLIGGVIAQRLAELGLARHNARWIRARGGFEVGRGHYPWIVVLHVSFFAGMVAEVRIRGLAGFSVWWPALALFAASQGLRYWSLRSLGHYWNTRIFVIPGHPPVRRGPYRWLKHPNYLAVMVELVSLPLAFHAHWTALLVSVANAPLLALRIRVEEGALRHPARTRLEVRGEMQGDPSSLKPSTSPAEENERTGDESPAAPATSVAQSLSATSSPPVATASEHSGETT
- a CDS encoding sulfurtransferase; the encoded protein is MSTGSAKDGPLVSVQWLKERIGSPDVAVMDCRFTLNEPDAGEARYREGHIPGAVYLHLERDLCGPKGQGGRHPLADPDRLARVFSEAGIGSGTVVVAYDDQTGEFAARLWWTLRYLGHEQVRVLDGGYAEWQKAGYPVTLEIPTPAPANFVPRVRPEMMVDAEYVSRVVSGQAPGALLIDSRAPERYTGEQETIDPVGGHIPGAVNIYWKDGVDEDGRWKRPEEQRRRFSGVTGERELIVYCGSGVTACANLLALEIAGISGARVYVGSWSEWCADPGRPVGRGPKP
- the pepF gene encoding oligoendopeptidase F; this encodes MTTVRSRAEIPVEDTWKLEDLYPDDQAWEREFQDVQSRLGEVEAFRGRVLESAETLLAVLRLEDDLSLKLERLYAYSHMRKDEDTTNSTYLALADRAQGLAARLAGAFSFVVPEILAGDAGVVQGYIDSHSDLALYRHKLDDILRRKPHVLSAAEEAILAQVSEIAQGPTTIFSMVDDADLRLPTIRDEHGREVELTKGRYSQFLESQDRRVRQDAFTAFYAAYKERLNTLSATYHASVKKDVFYARVRKYSSSLEAALDDDRVPVEVYDSLIAAVHEFLPALHRYLRLRKKVLGLNDLHMYDLYVPLVPEIHREVSFDEAKKTVLEGLAPMGEEYLGVMRDAFASRWIDVHENRGKRGGAYSWGAYGTHPYVLLNWQPNIDNVFTLAHEMGHAMHSHYTYAHQPYVYGGYSIFVAEVASTCNESLLLHHLLKNTPDEAMRRYLLNHHLEQFRTTVFRQVMFAEFEKLTHEAVEAGHALTSHWMCDTYRRLNETYYGAEAVIDEQIAWEWARIPHFYTAFYVYKYATGFSAATALSRRILEEGEPAVRRYLDFLSAGSSDYPLEVLAKAGVDMRSPEPVRQALQVFEETVAELEKSFAGS
- a CDS encoding alpha-galactosidase; translated protein: MGNQKVFGVVTRYADHVGQFRPAFWEVKDVGGAHREPVAGSIPMVSCFADNRVAKAHPEWVQVGPGGQRATRDQPYFDWDCLCPSRPEVETLALEWVRDAAAQSGPEGFRLDDVTFAREGYCQCAACEAGRRKAGLDLETYRMARLADFVARARSSVAGTLYFTLFPDPYPGHLERRFGIDVDRMKQWVDVFVVPIYDLAYTTTYWLEVLAQGFRDRLGGHPWYLELYGLGVEEAKLEKAARVGAAYADGVLIAYEKDVDKLRRIQEALVG